One part of the Vibrio palustris genome encodes these proteins:
- a CDS encoding glycosyltransferase family 2 protein yields the protein MPNSDELVSVIMPAFNSADTIIKSIESVVEQTYKTIELVIIDDGSQDNTRFLVNEFLSDKNIEIEIKLIDNHYKKGARGARQSGIDYANGRYIAFLDSDDTWLPNKIDVQISFMKSKNVGFCFSNYYMKKHNQQKEFIARDVVDFNGLTKTCDIGCLTVILDKQSIDDIIVPDTPKEDYALWLSILKNSDLKAYNVGQVLAVYNVQDSSLSSNKFKEVYKQFFVLRKVANLSLLNAMYKVTHYVFNGLIKHKL from the coding sequence ATGCCAAATAGTGATGAACTAGTGTCTGTAATTATGCCAGCATTCAATTCGGCAGACACTATTATTAAGTCGATTGAGTCTGTTGTTGAACAAACTTATAAAACTATCGAGTTAGTAATTATTGATGATGGGTCTCAAGACAATACGAGATTTTTAGTGAATGAATTTTTATCCGATAAAAATATTGAGATAGAAATAAAACTTATTGATAACCATTATAAAAAAGGCGCTAGAGGAGCTAGGCAGTCAGGAATAGACTATGCTAACGGTCGTTATATTGCCTTTTTAGATAGTGATGATACCTGGTTACCAAATAAGATTGATGTGCAAATCTCTTTCATGAAAAGCAAGAACGTTGGATTTTGCTTTTCGAACTATTATATGAAGAAACATAATCAACAAAAGGAATTTATCGCACGTGATGTCGTTGACTTTAATGGATTAACAAAAACATGCGATATTGGCTGCCTAACAGTGATCTTAGATAAACAGAGCATAGATGATATTATAGTTCCAGATACTCCAAAAGAAGATTATGCATTATGGTTAAGTATATTAAAAAATTCTGATTTAAAAGCATACAATGTTGGTCAGGTTTTGGCTGTTTATAATGTACAAGATTCGAGTTTATCTTCTAATAAATTTAAAGAAGTATATAAACAATTCTTTGTTTTAAGAAAAGTCGCAAATTTGAGTCTTTTAAATGCTATGTATAAAGTAACACATTATGTTTTCAATGGACTAATTAAGCATAAATTATGA
- a CDS encoding polysaccharide biosynthesis tyrosine autokinase, protein MTDSRSKAVSSTDKDEIDLGQLFGTLLDGKWVIVIVTCLFMLIGVAYALLATPIYQSDALIQVEQKSSGGFSSVVSENLGDMFSSESTADTEIELIRSRMVLGGTVDKFNLTTVVKPNYIPVIGKGWARLTDDEQKIKVTQFDIADSYQHEPHEYHIQVINGKQGTYQLVDDNAQVLLKGRVGATSAGHGFVLKVSDIQADDGFEFSIVKRNRIDAVQWLKTHLSAEEQGKQTGIIRLSFTSDNADFSEALLDNISQRYFLQNVERDSAEAEQSIHFLKEKLPQLKAKLIESENKLNDYRKKRESVDLTMEAESTLKVMVNLDAQLNQLTFKEAEISQKYTKDHPAYKSLLDKRQTLLGEKAKLNKKIENLPETQKRILSLQRDVQVNQQIYVQLLNKVEELNVVKAGTVGNVRIIDHAQTFSDPVKPKKLLVVLICTILGGLMSVAYVLLRAAMHKGIETPDQIEELGLSVYASVPKSELQMNLAEKLKRLRSNTKEMNLLAELNPADLSIEALRGLRTSLHFAMMEANNNILMISGPAPGIGKSFVSTNFAAVYAKTGQRVLLIDADMRKGYLQQALGLSNDNGLSDYLSGKIETEVLVKNTAIENLDVITRGQVPPNPSELLMHKRLDELLGWASGQYDLVIVDTPPVLAVTDASIVGAKAGTTLMVTRFGVNTAKEIEVARARFEQSGIEVKGVIFNAIEKKASSHYGYGYYNYSY, encoded by the coding sequence ATGACTGATTCAAGATCAAAAGCCGTCAGCTCAACTGACAAAGACGAAATAGATTTAGGCCAACTGTTTGGCACCTTATTGGATGGCAAATGGGTCATCGTAATAGTCACTTGCTTGTTTATGCTAATTGGTGTCGCGTATGCTTTGCTCGCGACACCGATTTATCAATCGGATGCCTTAATTCAAGTGGAACAAAAAAGCTCAGGTGGGTTCTCTTCTGTAGTCAGTGAAAACTTAGGTGACATGTTTTCTTCTGAATCGACAGCCGATACAGAAATTGAACTTATCAGATCTCGCATGGTGTTAGGCGGCACGGTCGATAAGTTTAATTTAACCACTGTGGTTAAGCCAAACTATATCCCTGTTATTGGTAAAGGGTGGGCGCGTTTAACCGATGATGAGCAAAAAATCAAAGTCACTCAATTTGATATTGCCGACAGTTATCAACATGAGCCGCATGAATACCATATTCAAGTGATTAACGGTAAACAGGGCACTTATCAATTAGTCGATGATAATGCTCAAGTGCTACTTAAAGGCCGTGTAGGTGCAACCAGTGCTGGACACGGATTTGTACTCAAAGTGAGTGATATTCAAGCGGATGATGGTTTTGAATTTTCAATTGTAAAACGTAACCGTATTGATGCTGTGCAATGGCTAAAAACTCATTTATCTGCAGAAGAGCAAGGCAAGCAAACAGGTATTATTCGCTTAAGTTTTACTTCCGATAATGCTGACTTTTCTGAAGCTTTGCTTGATAACATTTCGCAGCGTTATTTCTTGCAAAATGTTGAGCGTGATTCCGCAGAAGCAGAGCAAAGTATTCATTTCTTAAAAGAAAAATTACCTCAATTAAAAGCAAAGCTGATTGAGTCAGAAAACAAACTTAACGATTACCGTAAAAAGCGTGAATCTGTTGATTTAACGATGGAAGCAGAGTCGACACTTAAAGTGATGGTCAACTTAGATGCACAGCTGAATCAGTTGACCTTTAAGGAAGCAGAGATCAGCCAAAAATACACTAAAGACCACCCTGCATACAAATCTTTACTAGATAAGCGCCAAACACTATTAGGTGAAAAAGCGAAGCTTAATAAAAAGATTGAGAACCTACCAGAAACACAAAAGCGTATTTTAAGCTTGCAACGTGATGTACAAGTGAATCAACAGATTTATGTACAATTGCTTAATAAAGTCGAGGAGCTAAATGTCGTTAAAGCCGGCACAGTTGGCAACGTACGCATTATAGATCATGCTCAAACTTTCTCTGACCCTGTTAAACCAAAGAAACTACTTGTTGTTTTAATTTGTACGATTCTGGGTGGTTTAATGAGTGTTGCATATGTTCTTTTACGTGCTGCAATGCATAAAGGTATTGAAACGCCAGATCAAATAGAAGAGCTAGGGCTATCAGTTTATGCCAGTGTGCCTAAATCCGAATTACAGATGAACTTGGCAGAAAAATTGAAACGCCTGCGTAGTAATACTAAGGAAATGAATCTATTGGCAGAGCTTAATCCTGCTGATTTATCGATTGAGGCATTACGTGGGCTAAGAACTAGTTTGCACTTTGCCATGATGGAGGCGAACAATAATATTCTAATGATCTCAGGCCCGGCACCTGGTATTGGTAAATCATTTGTTTCTACCAACTTTGCCGCGGTTTATGCCAAAACAGGTCAGCGTGTATTATTGATTGACGCAGATATGCGTAAAGGATATTTACAACAAGCGTTAGGTTTAAGTAATGATAATGGTTTATCTGACTACTTAAGCGGCAAGATAGAAACTGAGGTGCTAGTGAAAAACACCGCAATTGAAAACTTGGATGTTATTACCCGCGGGCAAGTGCCACCGAACCCATCAGAACTCTTAATGCATAAACGTTTAGATGAGTTATTAGGTTGGGCATCAGGGCAATACGATTTAGTGATTGTCGATACCCCGCCTGTTCTTGCGGTAACCGATGCCAGTATTGTGGGAGCGAAAGCAGGTACCACACTTATGGTGACACGTTTTGGTGTCAATACAGCCAAAGAAATTGAAGTTGCGAGAGCTAGGTTTGAGCAATCAGGTATAGAAGTTAAAGGTGTTATCTTTAATGCGATAGAGAAAAAAGCGTCAAGCCATTATGGCTATGGCTACTACAACTATTCATATTAA
- a CDS encoding serine O-acetyltransferase, whose protein sequence is MSLIYKLKALIGKILFNVKIEDELYRYIGLYQRKHVIISRILEKRFSLKYGCYISRKANIGKNISFRHPVGVVIGEGVEIADNAVIYQNVTIGAAKSGDALKGFYPKIGHNTTIFSGAVIVGNINIGANCIIGANTVLNKDLKSNSVYTINSKDESQ, encoded by the coding sequence ATGAGTTTAATATATAAGCTTAAAGCATTAATAGGTAAAATACTATTCAATGTAAAAATTGAAGATGAATTGTATAGATATATAGGTCTTTATCAAAGAAAGCATGTAATTATTTCTCGTATTTTAGAGAAACGATTTTCTTTAAAATACGGGTGTTATATATCGAGAAAAGCAAATATTGGTAAAAATATAAGCTTTAGACACCCAGTCGGTGTTGTTATCGGTGAAGGCGTCGAGATCGCTGATAATGCAGTTATATATCAAAATGTTACAATAGGAGCTGCTAAATCTGGAGATGCATTGAAGGGGTTCTATCCTAAAATAGGACATAATACAACGATATTTTCTGGTGCAGTTATAGTTGGTAACATCAATATTGGTGCTAATTGTATTATTGGGGCCAATACCGTATTAAATAAAGATCTGAAATCTAATTCAGTATATACCATTAATTCCAAGGATGAATCACAGTGA
- a CDS encoding phosphotyrosine protein phosphatase — protein MFDNILVVCVGNICRSPIGERYLQTLLPQKNIASAGIASKRSGLVGKPADSMAVQVADEHGVDISAHQSQQLTAELCAQYDLILVMEKGHLSALSEIAPEARGKAMLFGQWIGQKDIPDPYRQSKEAFDYAYQLIVQAADAWRAKL, from the coding sequence GTGTTTGATAACATTCTTGTGGTTTGTGTCGGAAATATATGCCGCTCCCCAATAGGGGAGCGCTACCTACAAACCTTACTTCCGCAGAAAAACATTGCCTCGGCGGGGATTGCCTCAAAGCGCAGTGGATTGGTTGGCAAACCTGCAGACAGCATGGCTGTACAAGTGGCCGATGAGCATGGGGTCGATATTAGCGCTCATCAATCTCAGCAGCTCACCGCTGAATTGTGTGCACAGTACGACTTAATCTTAGTGATGGAAAAAGGCCATTTATCCGCACTCTCTGAGATAGCGCCGGAAGCACGCGGTAAAGCTATGCTCTTTGGTCAATGGATAGGCCAAAAAGATATCCCTGATCCATACCGTCAAAGCAAAGAAGCTTTTGATTACGCCTACCAATTGATTGTTCAAGCTGCCGATGCTTGGCGAGCCAAACTTTAA
- a CDS encoding UDP-N-acetylglucosamine 1-carboxyvinyltransferase: MYNSKIKVKKSQLSGSVKVSGAKNSVLRLLAATILFDEDIVLNNYPSELLDVKIHEDMLSYLGKTINHDDDKVVIKQDGDLNTNLEWHDRSIRNTLLILGASVAKYGFGRVPLPGGCKLGERKYDIHVHVLESLGAQVYEDGDYLVAKSDHRLKGTDITLRMRSTGATENAILASCLADGKTRIYNPHIRPEIIDLAHFLNKAGAKIKIYGQERIEVEGVPSLGKAVHDVMPDNMEALTWAILATMTNSEIRIDNFPFEDLEVPLIHLRESGVNLYRNKNSAIVAKGNCYPVEISTGPYPGINSDMQPLFAAFASLCKGTSHIIDLRFPGRYAYGEEMNKMNIETSVQGDLFAITGSDNIIPAEVKALDLRAGIALLMLGMVAKDGETTIHDAWQIKRGYNQIIEKLQSLGANVTEEV, from the coding sequence ATGTATAACTCAAAAATTAAAGTTAAAAAAAGTCAGTTAAGCGGTTCAGTTAAGGTTAGTGGTGCCAAAAATAGTGTACTTAGATTGCTAGCAGCAACAATTTTATTTGATGAGGATATTGTATTAAACAACTATCCAAGTGAACTTTTAGATGTAAAAATCCATGAAGATATGTTGTCTTATTTAGGTAAAACTATTAATCATGATGATGATAAAGTTGTGATTAAACAAGATGGTGATCTAAATACAAACTTAGAATGGCACGATCGTTCAATCCGAAATACTCTTTTAATTTTGGGGGCATCTGTTGCTAAATACGGATTTGGTCGAGTACCTTTACCTGGAGGCTGTAAGCTAGGTGAACGTAAGTATGATATTCATGTACATGTTTTAGAATCATTAGGTGCCCAAGTATATGAAGATGGAGATTACTTAGTCGCTAAGTCTGATCATAGACTTAAAGGTACAGATATAACTTTACGTATGCGGTCAACTGGTGCAACCGAAAATGCTATATTAGCTTCTTGCTTGGCAGACGGTAAAACTCGAATATACAATCCACATATTCGTCCTGAAATAATAGATTTAGCACACTTTTTAAATAAAGCTGGCGCTAAAATTAAAATCTATGGTCAAGAAAGAATTGAAGTTGAAGGTGTTCCATCTCTAGGTAAGGCTGTACATGATGTTATGCCGGATAATATGGAAGCATTAACTTGGGCTATTCTTGCTACCATGACTAACAGTGAAATACGTATAGATAATTTTCCATTTGAAGATTTAGAAGTCCCACTTATCCATCTTCGAGAAAGTGGCGTAAATCTATATCGTAATAAAAATAGTGCGATTGTTGCTAAAGGTAACTGCTATCCAGTAGAAATCAGCACTGGACCATATCCTGGTATCAATTCAGATATGCAGCCTCTATTTGCCGCATTTGCGTCTTTATGTAAAGGAACAAGTCATATTATTGATTTACGTTTTCCTGGTCGCTACGCATATGGGGAAGAAATGAATAAAATGAATATTGAAACTTCAGTCCAAGGCGATTTATTTGCTATCACAGGTTCTGATAATATTATTCCGGCAGAAGTTAAAGCACTTGATTTAAGAGCTGGTATCGCGCTGTTAATGTTAGGAATGGTGGCTAAAGACGGAGAAACCACAATTCATGATGCATGGCAAATTAAGAGAGGCTATAACCAGATTATTGAAAAGTTGCAGTCTCTAGGTGCTAATGTAACAGAAGAAGTTTAA
- a CDS encoding polysaccharide export protein — protein MLNKSITLILVSCTLAGCSIPGSNLTTSDKNIAWNADDSADTLSSRVNVYPLTPNLINELKYHQLIPKTQPNAGLEKQLADYQYKIGPGDVLNVTIWDHPELTIPAGSYRSSEEAGNWVHSDGTIFYPYIGKLKVTGLTVTQVRALITERIKKYVEDPQVDVNIAAFRSQKSYVTGEVNKPGPQPISNIPLTLLDAINRAGGITKDADWRNVTLSHHGSEEHLSLYALVQKGDLTQNRLLHKGDIIHVPRNDAQKVFIMGSVDKPQVVKIDRTGMSLTEALASSGGINEAQADATGVFVIRSTGMANKQHKGSKTPLADVYQLNMQDATALVMGTEFELKPYDVVYVTTAPVARWNRLISQLVPTISGFNNLTEGMLRLKNWP, from the coding sequence GTGTTAAACAAGTCGATCACTCTTATTTTGGTATCTTGCACGCTTGCAGGATGCTCTATTCCCGGCTCTAATCTCACGACAAGCGATAAAAATATAGCTTGGAACGCAGACGACAGTGCCGATACCCTCTCCTCACGTGTCAATGTTTACCCTCTGACTCCCAACTTAATTAATGAACTTAAGTATCATCAGCTTATACCAAAAACTCAGCCTAATGCGGGTTTGGAAAAGCAGCTAGCGGATTACCAATACAAAATTGGCCCAGGCGATGTACTCAACGTCACTATTTGGGATCATCCTGAATTAACCATTCCTGCCGGTTCTTACCGTAGCTCGGAAGAGGCGGGGAACTGGGTTCACTCTGACGGTACGATTTTTTATCCATACATTGGTAAACTAAAAGTAACGGGCTTAACCGTCACACAAGTGCGAGCATTGATTACTGAACGGATTAAAAAATACGTTGAAGATCCTCAAGTTGATGTCAACATTGCGGCGTTTCGTTCACAAAAATCTTACGTAACAGGAGAGGTGAACAAGCCGGGCCCACAGCCTATCTCGAATATCCCGTTAACGTTACTTGATGCAATTAACCGTGCTGGCGGTATCACTAAAGATGCCGATTGGCGCAACGTAACGCTAAGCCATCACGGAAGTGAAGAGCACCTTTCTTTATATGCATTAGTACAAAAAGGCGATTTAACACAAAACCGTTTATTGCATAAAGGCGATATCATTCACGTGCCGCGTAATGATGCGCAGAAAGTCTTTATTATGGGCAGCGTTGATAAACCGCAAGTAGTAAAAATTGACCGTACGGGGATGAGTTTGACCGAAGCGTTGGCTAGTTCAGGCGGGATTAACGAAGCCCAAGCCGATGCCACTGGTGTGTTCGTGATTCGCAGTACAGGCATGGCTAATAAACAGCACAAAGGTAGCAAAACACCACTTGCCGATGTGTATCAGCTTAATATGCAAGATGCGACAGCACTTGTGATGGGCACTGAGTTTGAATTAAAACCGTACGATGTGGTGTACGTGACCACCGCACCAGTAGCACGCTGGAATCGTTTGATCAGTCAACTAGTACCAACCATCAGCGGATTTAATAACCTGACTGAAGGTATGCTACGTCTAAAAAACTGGCCGTAA
- the murB gene encoding UDP-N-acetylmuramate dehydrogenase, with amino-acid sequence MNIYENVDLSLISNWKVGGKAKYLIDIENIEDYSKSLSFIKEKNIKALVIGKTSNLLFDSVDLNIALLRLGQSFFSIKKQDSNLIVGASTPCYSLARKAQQLGLSGLEHIVGIPATIGGLIYMNGGSKRKTISENIVSVTSIDNDGNIIERNREQCEFSYRKSIFQKIPDELILSVELKLSLDDSKKIRKENLQILRDRRKKFPRKQPSCGSVFISNPVNYKTVGPPGKIIEDLGLKGLKKNKAQISDIHANFIVNIGGANSNDILFLVKEINDKARLISGIELESEGLFVNKNGYLTPLHLVNIDE; translated from the coding sequence ATGAACATTTATGAAAATGTCGATTTATCATTGATATCTAACTGGAAAGTTGGCGGTAAAGCGAAATATCTAATCGATATTGAAAATATTGAAGATTATTCCAAGAGCTTAAGTTTTATTAAAGAAAAAAATATTAAAGCGTTAGTGATTGGAAAAACAAGTAATCTTTTATTTGATTCAGTAGATCTAAATATCGCACTATTAAGGCTGGGCCAATCTTTTTTTTCTATCAAAAAGCAAGATAGTAATCTAATAGTTGGTGCTAGTACGCCTTGCTATTCACTAGCAAGAAAAGCACAGCAACTAGGCTTATCTGGTTTAGAGCATATAGTGGGAATACCGGCGACGATTGGTGGTTTAATTTACATGAATGGTGGAAGCAAACGCAAAACCATTTCGGAAAATATTGTGTCAGTTACCTCTATAGATAACGATGGAAATATTATAGAAAGAAATCGTGAACAATGCGAATTTTCATATAGGAAAAGTATTTTTCAGAAAATACCTGATGAATTGATCTTATCTGTAGAATTAAAATTATCTTTAGATGATAGTAAAAAAATACGAAAAGAAAATTTACAAATATTGAGAGATAGAAGAAAAAAATTCCCAAGAAAGCAGCCTAGTTGTGGATCGGTTTTTATAAGTAACCCTGTTAATTATAAGACGGTTGGCCCCCCTGGAAAAATCATAGAAGACTTGGGATTGAAAGGTTTAAAGAAAAATAAAGCTCAAATTTCTGATATCCATGCTAATTTTATTGTAAATATTGGCGGCGCTAATAGTAATGATATTTTATTTTTAGTAAAAGAAATTAATGATAAAGCGAGGTTGATTTCTGGAATTGAATTAGAGTCAGAAGGATTATTCGTCAATAAAAATGGATATTTAACTCCTTTGCACTTGGTTAATATTGATGAATGA
- a CDS encoding polysaccharide biosynthesis C-terminal domain-containing protein, which translates to MNELYKKICSVFISNIFSLIIAAFSLYILAKGLGAQNRGIYAALLVVPYIIIALSEGGVRQASISLIGSGEYNISKVFKTVDLFNYISGFIGFILCFFILYGLYLNEYSIQFLVLSSLIVPLSVKYNSYRGFFLGLEDIKTFNISTWLNKLIVFIILISFYYFEIINIEVALFSVCIGLFISVVYCEFNIRKKLIKEDLIFSSELLFKMLKIGFLFAVAYFLIQINYKVDVIFLKKLSTESQVGQYSVAVQIAEMVWQLPTAALTVLMSRSANDKQKKRMHDTLIKTSRVIFWLTLICIVFVLLLSSFFSVIVFGMQYQDLTNILILLAPGLVLASFFKTLNAYFAGTGRPQPAIIAMTFSVLINILLNAMLIPKYGSFGAAIASTISYTVMALLIASIFKRESGNTWFDFFKIKISDIR; encoded by the coding sequence ATGAATGAACTTTATAAAAAAATATGTTCTGTTTTTATATCTAATATTTTTTCACTAATTATCGCTGCATTTTCTCTCTATATATTAGCGAAAGGATTAGGAGCTCAAAATAGAGGAATATACGCTGCACTACTTGTTGTTCCCTATATTATAATTGCTCTTTCTGAGGGAGGTGTAAGGCAAGCTTCTATTAGTCTAATTGGTAGTGGAGAATATAATATATCGAAAGTGTTCAAAACTGTAGATCTATTTAATTATATATCAGGTTTTATAGGGTTTATTCTCTGTTTCTTTATTTTATATGGTCTATATCTTAATGAATACTCGATACAGTTTTTAGTTCTCTCATCTTTAATTGTGCCTCTGAGTGTCAAATATAATTCCTATCGCGGTTTTTTTCTTGGCCTAGAAGATATTAAAACATTTAATATTTCAACTTGGCTCAATAAACTAATAGTTTTTATTATTCTAATTTCTTTTTATTACTTTGAAATTATAAATATAGAAGTTGCATTATTTTCCGTTTGCATTGGATTGTTTATATCTGTTGTTTATTGTGAGTTTAATATTCGAAAAAAACTAATAAAAGAAGATTTGATTTTTAGCTCGGAACTACTATTTAAAATGCTAAAGATTGGCTTTTTATTTGCCGTTGCATACTTTTTGATTCAAATCAACTATAAGGTTGACGTGATATTTTTGAAAAAGTTATCTACGGAAAGTCAGGTTGGACAATACTCTGTTGCTGTCCAAATTGCAGAGATGGTTTGGCAATTACCTACTGCTGCTTTAACAGTGTTGATGTCTCGAAGTGCCAATGATAAACAGAAAAAAAGAATGCATGATACGTTAATTAAGACATCTAGAGTCATCTTTTGGCTTACTTTAATTTGTATTGTCTTTGTTCTATTACTATCTTCGTTCTTTAGCGTAATCGTCTTTGGTATGCAATATCAGGATTTGACTAATATTCTTATATTATTAGCCCCTGGACTTGTCCTAGCTTCTTTTTTCAAAACATTAAATGCTTATTTTGCGGGTACAGGTCGACCTCAACCAGCAATAATTGCAATGACTTTTTCAGTATTAATTAATATTTTATTAAATGCGATGCTGATTCCAAAGTATGGTTCTTTTGGTGCCGCTATTGCTTCGACTATTAGTTATACAGTTATGGCGTTACTAATAGCAAGTATTTTTAAGAGAGAATCAGGAAATACGTGGTTTGATTTTTTCAAAATAAAAATAAGTGATATAAGATGA